One window of the Leptotrichia massiliensis genome contains the following:
- the adhP gene encoding alcohol dehydrogenase AdhP: protein MKAVVVNQEGTGIEVVEKELRGLKTGEALVDVEYCGVCHTDLHVAHGDFGKVPGRVLGHEGIGIVREVADGVTSLKPGDRVSIAWFFEGCGKCEYCINGQETLCRDVINAGYSADGGMAEQCIVTADYAVKVPEGLDPAQASSITCAGVTTYKAIKVGKPQPGQWVVIYGAGGLGNLAVQYAKKVFNTHVIAVDINDDKLALAKEVGADYIINGKKEDPVAKIKELSGIGAHIAVVTAVSKVAFNQAIDSVRAAGKVVAVGLPSETMDLPIVKTVLDGIEVIGSLVGTREDLKEAFQFGAEGLVVPVVQTRNIDEAPEIFKEMEEGTIQGRMVIDMKHSCGCGHKH, encoded by the coding sequence ATGAAAGCAGTAGTAGTTAATCAAGAAGGAACTGGAATAGAAGTTGTAGAAAAAGAATTAAGAGGGCTAAAAACAGGAGAAGCATTAGTTGATGTGGAATATTGCGGTGTTTGCCATACTGATTTACATGTGGCTCATGGAGATTTTGGAAAAGTTCCTGGAAGAGTTTTAGGACATGAAGGAATTGGAATTGTAAGAGAAGTTGCTGATGGTGTGACATCTTTGAAACCTGGAGATAGAGTAAGTATTGCTTGGTTCTTTGAAGGATGTGGAAAATGTGAATACTGTATCAATGGACAAGAAACATTGTGCAGAGATGTAATAAATGCAGGATATTCTGCTGACGGAGGAATGGCTGAGCAATGTATCGTTACAGCTGATTATGCAGTAAAAGTTCCAGAAGGATTAGATCCTGCTCAAGCCAGCAGTATTACTTGCGCAGGAGTTACAACTTATAAAGCAATAAAAGTTGGAAAACCTCAACCAGGACAATGGGTAGTAATCTACGGTGCAGGAGGATTAGGAAACTTGGCAGTTCAATATGCTAAAAAAGTATTTAATACTCATGTAATTGCTGTTGATATAAATGACGACAAATTAGCACTTGCTAAAGAAGTTGGAGCTGATTATATTATAAATGGTAAAAAAGAAGACCCTGTTGCAAAAATTAAAGAGTTAAGTGGAATTGGAGCTCATATCGCTGTAGTTACTGCTGTATCAAAAGTTGCATTTAACCAAGCTATTGATTCAGTAAGAGCCGCTGGTAAAGTTGTTGCAGTTGGACTTCCATCAGAAACTATGGACTTGCCAATCGTAAAAACAGTATTAGATGGTATCGAAGTAATCGGATCGCTTGTTGGAACAAGAGAAGACTTAAAAGAAGCATTCCAATTTGGAGCAGAAGGATTGGTTGTACCAGTAGTTCAAACAAGAAATATTGACGAAGCTCCAGAAATTTTTAAAGAAATGGAAGAAGGAACAATCCAAGGACGTATGGTTATTGATATGAAACATTCTTGCGGATGTGGACATAAACATTAA
- a CDS encoding GNAT family N-acetyltransferase — translation MNIRKAKMEDLDEITAIEAECFPASEAATRKSFEGRLAVYPYYFWILEEKGKDGNKKIVSFVNGMVTDSPNLEDEMYENPNLHNEKGNWQMIFGVNTLPEYRKRGYAEKLINELIFEAKSNCRKGIVLTCKDKLVSYYSKFGFKNEGVSESAHGGVVWYEMRLTF, via the coding sequence ATGAATATTAGAAAAGCAAAAATGGAAGATTTAGATGAGATAACTGCAATAGAAGCAGAGTGCTTTCCAGCAAGTGAGGCTGCAACTAGGAAATCTTTTGAAGGAAGATTAGCTGTTTATCCTTATTATTTCTGGATTCTTGAAGAAAAAGGGAAAGATGGAAATAAAAAAATTGTGAGTTTTGTGAATGGAATGGTGACAGATAGTCCTAATTTGGAAGATGAAATGTATGAAAATCCTAATTTACATAATGAAAAAGGAAATTGGCAAATGATTTTTGGAGTAAATACGTTACCTGAATATAGAAAAAGAGGGTATGCTGAAAAATTAATCAATGAGCTTATATTTGAGGCAAAAAGCAATTGTAGAAAAGGAATAGTCTTAACTTGTAAGGATAAACTTGTTTCATATTATTCAAAATTTGGGTTTAAAAATGAAGGAGTCTCAGAATCTGCTCACGGTGGAGTTGTCTGGTATGAAATGAGATTGACATTTTAA
- a CDS encoding FAD-dependent oxidoreductase, protein MDFSLNLGALDEGKLVKIDENKLYDVTVIGSGPAAVSAAIYAARKGLNLAMIGVKIGGQVLDTNEIENIIGTVSTTGAKFAETLEKHLKEHEIAFKEGHLVKEIKEEGKDKILITDDGKTYKTKTVIVATGAKPRSLNIPGEAEYVGKGVHYCSTCDGPFYKGLNVAVIGGGNSGVEAALDLSGIAKSVTLIEFMPELKADKVLQEKLAEQANIKTILNSATVRVNGNEFVESIVYKSRETDEEKTLNVEGMFVEIGLSPRSEVVKDLVETNKIGEIVINPENNSTSVAGIFAAGDVTSIRQKQIIIAMGEGAKAALGAFEYLITKY, encoded by the coding sequence ATGGATTTTAGCTTGAACCTTGGTGCTTTAGATGAAGGAAAATTAGTAAAAATTGATGAAAATAAACTTTATGATGTAACTGTCATTGGTTCTGGGCCTGCGGCTGTTTCAGCAGCAATTTATGCAGCTAGAAAAGGACTTAATTTAGCGATGATTGGAGTGAAGATTGGGGGACAGGTTCTTGATACAAATGAAATTGAGAATATTATTGGAACTGTTTCTACAACTGGAGCTAAATTTGCTGAAACATTGGAAAAACATTTAAAAGAACATGAAATTGCATTTAAAGAAGGGCATTTAGTAAAAGAGATTAAAGAAGAAGGCAAGGATAAAATTTTAATAACTGATGATGGAAAAACTTATAAAACAAAAACAGTTATTGTAGCAACTGGAGCAAAGCCTAGAAGTTTGAATATTCCTGGAGAAGCTGAGTATGTAGGAAAAGGGGTGCATTACTGCTCAACTTGTGACGGACCTTTTTATAAAGGGCTGAATGTGGCTGTAATTGGTGGGGGAAATTCAGGTGTGGAAGCGGCACTTGATTTATCTGGAATTGCAAAATCGGTTACATTAATCGAATTTATGCCTGAATTAAAGGCAGATAAAGTTTTACAAGAAAAATTGGCTGAACAAGCAAATATAAAAACTATTTTAAATTCTGCAACAGTTAGAGTTAATGGAAATGAATTTGTGGAGAGCATTGTTTATAAAAGCAGAGAAACTGATGAAGAAAAAACATTGAATGTAGAAGGAATGTTTGTAGAAATTGGACTATCACCAAGAAGCGAAGTTGTAAAAGACTTGGTTGAAACAAATAAAATTGGAGAGATTGTAATTAACCCTGAAAATAATTCAACTTCTGTAGCTGGAATCTTCGCAGCAGGAGATGTTACTAGCATCAGACAAAAACAAATAATTATCGCAATGGGAGAAGGTGCAAAAGCCGCACTAGGAGCATTTGAATATCTAATTACAAAATATTAA
- a CDS encoding DUF5105 domain-containing protein, producing the protein MKAKILILLSMLLFVVSCGTHPAQKDFEEKMKIIQSGDMSKFGKTEGNVNVILEEFGKIYGKGMKKITYKINKVQAKGNTAIINVSLKAPDLTSYVGELQNRLSERMSKSMPQTNAELQKQVIQIGKEFFDEKFDSKDLKYSEKTLDVKYIKNGKDWVISDENEEFFKIITFGLSN; encoded by the coding sequence ATGAAGGCAAAAATTTTAATTTTATTAAGCATGCTTTTATTTGTAGTAAGTTGTGGAACTCATCCTGCTCAAAAGGATTTTGAGGAAAAAATGAAAATAATCCAATCAGGAGATATGTCAAAATTTGGAAAAACAGAAGGAAATGTTAACGTTATTTTAGAAGAATTTGGTAAAATATATGGTAAAGGAATGAAAAAAATAACTTATAAAATAAATAAAGTTCAAGCAAAAGGAAATACTGCAATAATAAATGTTTCTTTAAAAGCCCCTGATTTAACTTCATATGTAGGTGAACTTCAAAATAGACTTTCTGAAAGAATGTCTAAATCAATGCCACAAACTAATGCTGAACTTCAAAAACAAGTTATTCAAATTGGAAAAGAATTTTTTGATGAAAAATTTGACAGTAAAGATTTAAAATATTCAGAAAAAACATTGGATGTAAAATATATAAAAAATGGTAAAGACTGGGTAATTAGTGATGAAAATGAAGAATTTTTCAAAATTATTACTTTTGGATTAAGTAACTAG
- the mgtE gene encoding magnesium transporter: protein MKELIETLLKEKKYFEIKSELNKLNTVEISDILNQFKSPELVIMIFRLLKKDKAADVFPYLDSEHQEMIIHTSTDIETREIFDELYFDDIVDIIEEMPSNIVKKILKNTDKKDRHLINQLLKYPDNSAGSIMTTEYVDLQKNMTVSEAIEEIRKTGKDKENIYTCYVTGEKGILEGVLSLKELIAKKDTIQIEDIMNKNFVSVNTNDDQEIVADLFKKYDFIVMPVVDHENRILGIITIDDVMDVVDQEVTEDFHKMAGITSPTDDSYLKTNIFTMARQRIGWLAVLMISDTISGNIIQGYEKVLAKSIILTAFIPMLMSSGGNVGSQSSTVVIRSLALGEISPKSAFKVIKKEFFIGIMVSIVLSVLNFIRLITLEKTDPTIALIVSLTLVFTIIISKLVGALLPLGAKIVKSDPAVMATPLITTISDAVTLVIYFTFATMLLKNLK, encoded by the coding sequence ATGAAAGAATTAATTGAAACTCTTTTAAAAGAAAAAAAATATTTTGAAATAAAAAGTGAATTAAACAAATTAAACACAGTAGAAATTTCTGATATATTAAATCAGTTCAAATCTCCTGAACTTGTAATAATGATTTTTAGACTGTTAAAAAAAGATAAAGCAGCAGATGTATTTCCTTATTTGGACTCAGAACATCAGGAAATGATTATTCATACTTCAACAGATATTGAAACCCGTGAAATTTTTGATGAATTATATTTTGACGATATTGTTGACATTATTGAAGAGATGCCATCGAATATTGTAAAAAAAATATTGAAAAACACTGATAAAAAAGATAGACATCTGATAAATCAGCTGTTAAAATATCCTGATAATTCTGCGGGAAGTATTATGACAACAGAATATGTGGATTTACAAAAAAATATGACAGTTTCAGAAGCAATTGAAGAAATTAGAAAAACTGGAAAAGATAAAGAAAATATTTATACATGTTATGTTACTGGAGAAAAAGGAATACTAGAAGGTGTACTTTCTCTCAAGGAATTAATTGCCAAAAAAGATACTATCCAAATTGAAGATATTATGAACAAAAATTTTGTAAGTGTCAATACAAACGATGATCAGGAAATTGTAGCAGATTTATTTAAAAAATATGACTTTATTGTAATGCCAGTTGTGGATCATGAAAATAGGATTTTAGGTATAATTACTATAGATGATGTAATGGATGTTGTAGATCAGGAAGTTACAGAAGATTTTCATAAAATGGCAGGGATTACTTCTCCTACTGACGATTCTTATTTAAAGACAAATATTTTTACAATGGCAAGACAAAGAATAGGGTGGCTCGCTGTACTTATGATTTCTGATACAATTTCTGGAAATATTATTCAAGGTTATGAAAAAGTATTAGCAAAGTCCATAATTTTAACAGCTTTTATTCCAATGTTAATGTCAAGCGGAGGAAATGTTGGTTCTCAATCATCAACAGTTGTAATACGTTCGTTGGCACTTGGAGAAATTTCTCCAAAATCTGCCTTTAAAGTTATAAAAAAGGAATTTTTTATCGGTATAATGGTTTCTATTGTCTTATCAGTCTTAAATTTTATAAGATTGATTACATTGGAAAAAACAGATCCGACAATCGCTCTTATTGTTTCATTAACCCTTGTATTTACAATAATAATTTCAAAACTGGTAGGAGCATTGCTGCCACTTGGAGCTAAAATCGTAAAATCCGATCCAGCCGTTATGGCAACGCCTCTGATAACAACAATTTCAGATGCTGTAACCCTTGTTATTTACTTTACTTTTGCAACAATGCTTTTAAAGAACCTTAAATAA
- the mgtE gene encoding magnesium transporter — MENNTIQTLIDEKKYFEIRKYLNELNTVEVSELLNQFESSELIMIFRLLSKNRAADVFSYLDTEHQEMIINTMTDVETKNIFDELYFDDIVDIIEEMPSNVVKKILKNTDAKDRHTINLLLKYPDNSAGSIMTTEYMDLKKDMKVSQAIAKIRDTVEDMENVYTCYVISEDRKLEGVISLKELITNEDDTVVGNIMNRNFVSVHTNDDQENVAEIIKKYNLIVLPVTDIENRLLGIITIDDIMDVVEQEATEDFHKMAGISPVEESYLKTSAFTMARQRISWLIVLMISATFTGRIIKSYEDVLQSVVILSSFIPMLMDTGGNAGAQSSTIVIRALALGEVNPRDTFKILKKEFSISFIVAVVLAGINYLRLITLTKTPLNVALTVSITLIFVVMISKIIGAFLPIVAKIFKMDPAIMAGPLITTILDALTLSIYFKFATIFLSNIIK; from the coding sequence GTGGAAAACAACACTATTCAAACACTTATAGATGAAAAAAAATATTTTGAAATTAGAAAATATTTGAACGAATTAAATACTGTTGAGGTTTCGGAACTGTTAAATCAGTTTGAATCTTCTGAATTAATAATGATTTTTAGATTACTTTCTAAAAATAGGGCAGCAGATGTATTTTCATATTTAGATACAGAGCATCAGGAAATGATTATTAATACTATGACTGATGTGGAAACTAAAAATATATTTGATGAGCTTTATTTTGATGATATTGTCGATATTATTGAGGAAATGCCATCAAATGTAGTAAAAAAAATTTTGAAAAATACTGATGCAAAAGATAGACATACAATAAATCTTTTGTTAAAATATCCTGACAATTCAGCTGGAAGTATTATGACAACAGAATATATGGATTTAAAAAAGGATATGAAAGTTTCTCAAGCAATTGCCAAAATTAGAGATACTGTGGAAGATATGGAAAATGTCTATACTTGCTATGTAATTAGTGAAGACAGAAAATTAGAAGGAGTAATTTCCTTAAAGGAATTAATTACAAACGAAGATGATACAGTTGTGGGAAATATCATGAATCGCAATTTTGTAAGTGTCCATACAAATGATGACCAGGAAAATGTTGCTGAAATAATTAAAAAATATAATTTGATTGTACTTCCAGTTACAGATATAGAAAATAGACTTCTTGGAATAATTACGATTGACGATATAATGGACGTTGTTGAACAAGAGGCGACAGAAGATTTCCACAAAATGGCGGGAATTTCACCAGTTGAGGAATCATATCTTAAGACAAGTGCTTTTACGATGGCAAGACAGAGAATTAGCTGGCTTATTGTACTTATGATTTCTGCAACTTTTACAGGAAGAATTATAAAAAGTTATGAAGATGTATTGCAGTCAGTAGTTATTCTATCTTCATTTATACCAATGTTAATGGACACAGGAGGAAATGCAGGAGCTCAATCTTCTACAATTGTTATTCGTGCTTTAGCATTAGGTGAAGTAAATCCAAGAGACACTTTTAAAATATTAAAAAAAGAATTTTCTATTTCATTTATTGTGGCAGTAGTTCTAGCGGGAATTAACTATTTACGACTTATAACTTTGACAAAAACGCCTTTAAATGTAGCTTTGACCGTTTCAATTACCCTCATTTTTGTAGTTATGATTTCCAAAATAATAGGTGCATTTTTACCTATTGTTGCAAAAATATTTAAAATGGATCCCGCAATTATGGCAGGGCCTTTAATAACTACAATTTTAGATGCTTTGACTCTTTCTATCTATTTTAAATTTGCAACTATATTTTTGAGTAATATTATAAAGTAA
- a CDS encoding heavy metal translocating P-type ATPase, whose amino-acid sequence MAEKNYTVTGMNCAACANAVEKALNKNNDINASVNIATEKLNIEYDEKKYDFNKIREIVESAGYGLVEDMTEDKKLELYQEKITSLKNRLILAIVFVIPLLYISMGHMLGAVLPEFLNPKVHPLNFALAQFVLTLPIIYAGRDFFSHGFKNLVRKSPTMDSLIAIGATAAVIYGIYATFRIITVDPEAHMDLYYESAGTIITLILFGKLLEAKTKGQTSSAIKKLIGLQPKKAKIIENGVEKEVLIENLKVGDIVIVKPGEKIAVDGRIVEGATSIDESMLTGESLPVSKKVGDKVVGGSINKNGSIRFEATEIGKNTVLSQIIKLVEEAQGSKAPISRMADIVAAYFVPIVIGIAIITGIAWFLSGSGLVTALSFFIAVLVIACPCALGLATPTSIMVGTGKGAENGILIKSGEALETAHKIKTVVFDKTGTITKGKPVLTDLIAYGNYDENELLKIAASVENDSEHPLAEAIVNEAKEKNIEIKPYEKFRAMPGYGIRATFEGKEVQIGNRKLMENRKINVEISQKDYDILSNEGKTPMYISIDNELAGLVAVADVIKETSKEAIEKLKKMGIKTIMLTGDNEKTAKFIAKQVGIDDVISEVLPYQKSQKVKELQEKDEFVAMVGDGINDSPALAQANVGIAIGNGTDVAIESADIVLIRNDLRDVAGAIALSKATITNIKENLFWAFFYNVLGIPFAAGIFYAFFNGPKLDPMIAAFAMSFSSVSVLGNALRLKFFKVK is encoded by the coding sequence ATGGCAGAAAAAAACTATACAGTAACTGGGATGAACTGTGCAGCTTGTGCTAATGCTGTGGAAAAGGCACTTAATAAAAATAATGATATTAACGCTTCGGTTAATATTGCAACTGAAAAATTGAATATTGAATATGATGAGAAGAAGTACGATTTTAATAAAATTAGGGAAATAGTGGAGTCGGCTGGGTATGGACTGGTTGAGGATATGACGGAAGATAAAAAGCTGGAACTTTATCAGGAAAAAATAACAAGTTTGAAAAATCGTTTAATTTTGGCAATTGTGTTTGTTATTCCGCTTTTGTATATTTCGATGGGGCATATGCTTGGGGCAGTACTTCCTGAATTTTTGAATCCTAAGGTACATCCGCTTAATTTTGCGTTGGCACAGTTTGTATTGACTTTGCCTATTATTTATGCTGGGAGAGATTTTTTTTCACATGGATTTAAAAATTTAGTAAGAAAATCTCCAACAATGGATTCATTAATTGCTATTGGGGCAACAGCGGCGGTAATCTATGGAATTTACGCAACTTTTAGAATTATAACTGTAGATCCTGAAGCACATATGGATTTATATTATGAGTCGGCTGGTACAATTATTACGTTAATCTTGTTTGGAAAACTGCTGGAGGCAAAAACAAAAGGTCAAACTTCATCGGCAATAAAAAAACTTATCGGACTTCAGCCTAAAAAGGCTAAAATTATTGAAAATGGAGTGGAAAAGGAAGTTCTGATTGAAAACTTAAAAGTTGGAGATATTGTTATTGTGAAGCCGGGAGAAAAAATTGCGGTGGATGGAAGGATTGTGGAAGGGGCGACTTCGATTGATGAGTCAATGTTGACAGGAGAAAGTTTGCCAGTAAGCAAAAAAGTTGGGGATAAGGTTGTTGGAGGAAGTATAAATAAAAATGGAAGTATCAGATTTGAGGCGACTGAAATTGGTAAAAATACAGTTTTATCACAAATTATAAAACTGGTTGAGGAGGCACAGGGGTCAAAGGCTCCAATTTCTCGAATGGCAGACATTGTGGCGGCATATTTTGTACCGATTGTTATTGGGATTGCGATAATTACAGGGATTGCTTGGTTTCTGAGTGGAAGTGGATTGGTTACTGCATTGTCGTTTTTCATCGCTGTACTTGTAATTGCGTGTCCATGTGCATTGGGACTTGCAACACCTACATCGATAATGGTTGGAACTGGAAAAGGTGCTGAGAACGGTATTCTTATAAAAAGCGGGGAAGCTCTTGAAACAGCACATAAAATTAAAACTGTTGTCTTTGACAAGACTGGTACGATTACGAAAGGAAAGCCTGTACTGACTGATTTGATTGCTTATGGAAATTATGACGAGAATGAATTGTTAAAAATTGCTGCAAGTGTAGAAAATGATTCAGAACATCCATTGGCAGAAGCAATCGTAAATGAAGCAAAAGAGAAAAATATTGAAATTAAACCGTATGAAAAATTTAGGGCAATGCCAGGTTACGGTATTCGTGCAACATTTGAAGGCAAGGAAGTGCAAATTGGAAATAGAAAACTTATGGAAAATCGAAAAATCAATGTGGAAATTTCTCAAAAAGATTATGATATTTTGTCAAATGAAGGAAAAACACCAATGTATATTTCAATTGATAACGAATTGGCGGGACTTGTTGCAGTTGCAGATGTTATCAAGGAAACAAGCAAGGAAGCTATAGAAAAACTGAAAAAAATGGGAATCAAGACAATAATGCTAACTGGCGATAACGAAAAAACTGCAAAATTTATAGCAAAACAAGTAGGAATAGATGATGTAATCTCAGAAGTGCTGCCTTATCAGAAATCTCAGAAAGTAAAGGAACTTCAGGAAAAAGATGAATTTGTTGCAATGGTTGGAGACGGAATTAACGATTCACCAGCACTGGCTCAGGCAAACGTTGGAATTGCGATAGGAAATGGAACAGATGTTGCGATAGAATCAGCTGATATTGTCTTAATTAGAAACGATTTGAGAGATGTTGCGGGTGCAATAGCATTAAGTAAAGCGACAATCACAAATATAAAGGAAAATCTATTTTGGGCATTCTTTTATAACGTACTGGGGATTCCTTTTGCCGCTGGAATATTTTATGCATTTTTCAATGGACCAAAATTGGATCCGATGATAGCGGCTTTTGCAATGTCGTTTAGTTCAGTATCAGTTTTGGGGAATGCTTTGAGATTGAAATTTTTTAAAGTTAAATAG
- a CDS encoding cation transporter, giving the protein MAEKNYTVTGMSCTACANAVEKALNKNNDINASVNIATEKLNIEYDEKKYNFDKIRKIVESAGYGLVEDMTEDKKMEGQCNCEHSGHKHI; this is encoded by the coding sequence ATGGCTGAAAAAAATTATACAGTAACTGGGATGAGCTGTACAGCTTGTGCTAATGCCGTGGAAAAGGCACTTAATAAAAATAATGATATTAACGCTTCGGTTAATATTGCAACTGAAAAATTGAATATTGAATATGATGAGAAAAAATATAATTTTGATAAAATTAGGAAAATAGTGGAGTCGGCTGGGTATGGACTGGTTGAGGATATGACGGAAGATAAAAAGATGGAGGGGCAGTGTAATTGCGAACATAGCGGACATAAGCATATTTAA
- a CDS encoding CopY/TcrY family copper transport repressor, protein MKENCRIDKKQHITDAEWEIMRVVWANSEVTSKFVAEVLCEKMNWKQATIKTLLNRLLEKNILKKREIGNKYIYLTDFTEKEVANSYILGTFDKICKTKVGEMIGKVIENSELSFDDLDLILKAVEERRKTAVEEVLCDCVEGQCNCEHNGHKHI, encoded by the coding sequence GTGAAAGAAAATTGCAGAATCGATAAAAAACAGCATATAACCGATGCAGAATGGGAAATAATGCGTGTTGTGTGGGCAAATAGCGAAGTTACGAGCAAGTTTGTGGCAGAGGTGCTTTGTGAGAAAATGAACTGGAAACAGGCTACAATAAAGACGCTGTTGAATCGGCTGCTGGAAAAGAATATTTTGAAAAAGAGGGAAATTGGGAACAAGTATATTTATTTGACGGATTTTACAGAAAAAGAAGTTGCTAACAGTTATATATTAGGAACTTTTGATAAAATTTGTAAAACGAAAGTTGGAGAAATGATAGGGAAAGTTATTGAGAACAGTGAACTGAGTTTTGACGACTTGGATTTGATTTTAAAGGCTGTAGAGGAAAGGAGGAAAACGGCTGTGGAAGAAGTTTTGTGTGATTGTGTGGAGGGGCAGTGTAATTGTGAACATAATGGACATAAGCATATTTAA
- the lacG gene encoding 6-phospho-beta-galactosidase: MSKKLPEDFIFGGATAAYQAEGATKTDGKGRVAWDTFLEENYWYTAEPASDFYNQYPVDLKLCEEFGINGIRISIAWSRIFPKGYGEVNHKGVEFYHKLFAECKKRNVEPFVTLHHFDTPEVLHSNGDFLNRENIEHFVDYAKFCFEEFNEVNYWTTFNEIGPIGDGQYLVGKFPPGIKYDFEKLFQSHHNMVLAHAKAVNLFKQNIYNGEIGMVCALPTKYPYNPSNPKDVKAAELDDIIHNKFILDATFKGEYSKETMEGVNHILKVNGGKLDLREEDFEELKAAKDLNDFLGINYYMSDWMTEYDGETEIIHNGTGNKGSSKYQIKGVGQRKANESIPRTDWDWIIYPQGLYDQIARVKRDYPNYKKIYITENGLGYKDVFEDNTVYDDARIDYIRQHLEVISDAIRDGANVKGYFLWSLMDVFSWSNGYEKRYGLFYVDFETQKRYPKKSAYWYKKVSETKEV; this comes from the coding sequence ATGTCAAAAAAATTACCAGAAGATTTTATTTTTGGTGGAGCCACAGCAGCATATCAAGCTGAAGGTGCAACAAAAACAGATGGTAAAGGTCGTGTGGCCTGGGATACTTTTTTGGAAGAAAATTACTGGTATACAGCTGAGCCTGCAAGTGATTTTTACAATCAGTATCCAGTAGATTTGAAACTTTGTGAAGAATTCGGTATAAATGGAATAAGAATTTCAATTGCATGGTCAAGAATTTTTCCTAAAGGTTATGGTGAAGTGAATCACAAAGGAGTGGAATTTTATCATAAATTGTTTGCAGAGTGTAAAAAAAGAAACGTTGAACCATTTGTAACACTTCATCATTTTGATACACCTGAAGTTCTGCACTCCAACGGAGATTTTTTAAATCGTGAAAATATAGAACATTTTGTAGATTATGCTAAATTCTGTTTTGAAGAATTTAATGAAGTAAATTATTGGACAACATTTAATGAAATTGGACCTATTGGAGATGGACAATATTTAGTTGGAAAATTTCCACCGGGAATAAAATATGATTTTGAAAAATTGTTTCAGTCACATCATAATATGGTTTTGGCACATGCAAAAGCAGTAAATTTATTTAAGCAAAACATATATAACGGAGAAATAGGAATGGTTTGTGCATTGCCAACAAAATATCCTTATAATCCAAGTAATCCTAAAGATGTAAAAGCGGCAGAACTAGACGATATCATTCATAATAAATTTATTTTAGATGCAACTTTTAAAGGTGAATATTCAAAAGAAACAATGGAAGGTGTAAATCATATTTTAAAAGTTAATGGCGGAAAATTAGATTTAAGAGAAGAAGATTTTGAAGAATTGAAGGCTGCAAAAGATTTGAACGATTTTTTAGGAATAAATTATTATATGAGCGACTGGATGACTGAATATGATGGCGAAACTGAAATTATTCACAATGGAACTGGGAATAAAGGAAGTTCCAAATATCAGATAAAAGGTGTGGGACAAAGAAAAGCCAATGAAAGTATTCCAAGAACTGACTGGGACTGGATAATTTACCCACAAGGGCTTTATGATCAAATCGCAAGAGTTAAAAGAGATTATCCAAATTACAAAAAAATCTACATTACCGAAAATGGTTTAGGCTATAAAGATGTCTTTGAAGACAATACAGTATATGACGATGCAAGAATAGATTACATAAGACAACATTTGGAAGTAATTTCAGATGCAATAAGGGATGGGGCAAATGTAAAAGGCTACTTCCTCTGGTCACTAATGGATGTTTTCTCATGGTCAAACGGTTATGAAAAACGTTACGGACTATTTTATGTAGATTTTGAAACACAAAAGCGTTATCCAAAGAAAAGTGCCTATTGGTATAAAAAAGTATCAGAAACAAAAGAAGTTTAA